In one Deinococcus sp. Leaf326 genomic region, the following are encoded:
- a CDS encoding IS4 family transposase: protein MKPPKSRHPHDTLQTALRSAFPIDARRLVVLSALILAVIQARTVVLYSLKTHVQLPGTISARYQRLLRFVQFPIPDGLFPRFALSFLPDGPLDLILDRTNWKFGQQDINILLLSAVWNGFSLPLMWTLLPHGGASDSRVRESLVTRFLTLCPDHEIQCLLADREFIGKHWFRFLDQHGIAPCIRLPARATIGKHRLPVWAVFKKLQVGEIRVWPRQTLIYGVSLRVAATKNAAGETLYLAYRGHAGPNLRRYAQRWQAENLHSALKTRGFNLEDTGLTRAERLSTLLTVVSVAFIWACVTGDLLATKVSMQVKTHGHRAVSVFRLGLDHLQDLLLHPSPSSWRSLASLMPRFEG, encoded by the coding sequence ATGAAACCACCCAAGAGCCGGCACCCACACGATACCTTGCAGACCGCGCTGCGGTCTGCCTTCCCCATTGACGCCCGGCGGTTGGTGGTCCTGAGCGCCCTCATCCTGGCGGTCATCCAGGCCCGGACCGTCGTCCTCTATAGCCTGAAGACGCATGTTCAGTTGCCTGGTACGATCTCCGCCCGGTATCAGCGGTTACTCCGTTTCGTGCAGTTTCCAATCCCAGACGGCCTGTTCCCCCGGTTTGCCCTCTCGTTTCTCCCTGACGGTCCGCTGGACCTGATCCTGGACCGCACCAACTGGAAATTTGGGCAGCAGGACATCAATATCCTGCTGCTCTCCGCCGTCTGGAACGGCTTCAGTCTCCCTCTGATGTGGACCCTGCTGCCACACGGTGGGGCCAGTGATTCCCGGGTCCGGGAATCACTGGTGACACGCTTCCTGACGCTGTGCCCAGACCATGAGATCCAGTGCCTTCTCGCCGACCGAGAGTTTATCGGCAAGCACTGGTTTCGTTTCCTCGATCAGCACGGCATTGCGCCCTGTATTCGATTGCCCGCTCGTGCCACCATCGGCAAGCATCGCCTCCCGGTCTGGGCCGTCTTCAAGAAGCTCCAGGTAGGCGAGATCAGGGTCTGGCCTCGCCAGACCCTGATCTATGGCGTATCCCTTCGGGTGGCTGCGACGAAGAATGCCGCTGGGGAAACACTGTACCTGGCTTACCGAGGACACGCCGGACCGAACTTGCGACGCTATGCCCAGCGCTGGCAGGCTGAAAACCTGCACTCGGCTCTGAAAACCAGGGGCTTCAATCTGGAGGACACAGGCCTGACCCGCGCGGAGCGCCTCTCGACTCTCCTGACGGTGGTCAGCGTGGCGTTCATCTGGGCCTGCGTGACCGGGGATCTCCTGGCCACAAAGGTAAGCATGCAGGTCAAAACACACGGACACCGTGCGGTGTCCGTCTTCCGACTTGGCCTGGATCATCTTCAGGATCTGTTGCTGCACCCGTCGCCTTCGTCTTGGCGCAGTCTGGCAAGCCTCATGCCACGTTTTGAAGGGTAG